Proteins from one Prinia subflava isolate CZ2003 ecotype Zambia chromosome 4, Cam_Psub_1.2, whole genome shotgun sequence genomic window:
- the WNT2 gene encoding protein Wnt-2 yields the protein MNFLPGIWWSLPLVLVWATPPVTSSWWYMGAVGSSRVMCDNVPGLVSRQRQLCRRHPEAMLSIGRGVAAWTAECQHQFRRHRWDCNALERGQRLLGRVLLRSSRESAFVHAISSAGVVFAITRACSQGELKSCSCDPKKKGSAKDSKGHFDWGGCSDNIDYGIKFARAFVDAKERKGKDARALMNLHNNRAGRKAVKRFLKQECKCHGVSGSCTLRTCWLAMADFRKTGDYLWKKYNGAIQVVMNQDGTGFTVANKKFKKPTKNDLVYFESSPDYCIRDRDVGSLGTAGRVCNQTSRGMDSCEVMCCGRGYDTSRVSRMTKCECKFHWCCAVRCQDCLEVVDIHTCKAPKSAAWISRT from the exons ATGAACTTTCTCCCTGGGATCTGGTGGTCTCTTCCCTTGGTCTTGGTCTGGGCGACCCCACCAGTCACCTCCTCATGGTG GTACATGGGCGCCGTGGGCTCGTCGCGGGTGATGTGCGACAACGTGCCGGGCCTGGTGAGCCGGCAGCGGCAGCTGTGCCGGCGGCACCCCGAGGCCATGCTCTCCATCGGCCGCGGCGTGGCCGCCTGGACGGCCGAGTGCCAGCACCAGTTCCGCCGGCACCGCTGGGACTGCAACGCCCTGGAGCGGGGGCAGCGCCTCCTCGGCCGCgtcctgctgcgca gtaGTCGAGAATCTGCTTTTGTACATGCCATCTCCTCTGCTGGAGTTGTTTTTGCCATCACCAGGGCATGTAGCCAAGGGGAGCTGAAATCCTGCTCCTGTGATCCTAAGAAGAAAGGCTCTGCCAAGGACAGCAAGGGCCATTTTGACTGGGGTGGCTGCAGTGACAACATTGACTATGGCATTAAATTTGCCAGGGCCTTTGTGGATGCCAAAGAACGGAAAGGAAAAGATGCCAGGGCACTGATGAACCTCCACAACAacagagctggaaggaag GCCGTGAAGAGGTTTTTGAAACAGGAGTGCAAATGTCATGGTGTGAGTGGATCATGCACTCTAAGGACCTGCTGGCTGGCCATGGCAGACTTTAGAAAAACAGGAGATTATCTGTGGAAGAAATACAATGGAGCAATTCAGGTGGTCATGAATCAAGATGGCACGGGTTTCACTGTGGCTAATAAGAAATTTAAGAAGCCAACTAAGAATGACCTGGTATACTTTGAGAGCTCTCCAGACTACTGTATCAGAGACAGGGATGTAG GGTCCCTTGGGACAGCTGGCCGGGTGTGCAACCAGACGTCCCGTGGCATGGACAGCTGTGAAGTGATGTGCTGTGGGAGAGGCTACGACACCTCCCGCGTCAGCAGGATGACAAAATGCGAGTGCAAGTTCCACTGGTGCTGCGCTGTGCGCTGCCAGGACTGCCTGGAGGTAGTGGACATCCACACGTGCAAGGCGCCAAAGAGCGCTGCCTGGATCTCCCGGACATGA